One Paraburkholderia sp. IMGN_8 DNA window includes the following coding sequences:
- a CDS encoding acetyl-CoA C-acyltransferase, whose product MTKQLQDAYIVAASRTPIGKAPRGMFKNTRPDELLVHAIKSAVAQVPGLDTKVIEDAIIGCAIPEAEQGLNVARMGALLAGLPNTVGGVTVNRFCASGLTALAMAADRIRVGESDAMLAGGCESMSMVPMMGNKPSMSPHIFDRNEDIGIAYGMGLTAEKVAERWKISREAQDQFSVESHRRAIAAQQAGEFNDEIAAYTITERFPDLATGEVRVKTREVALDEGPRADTSMEGLAKLRAVFANKGSVTAGNSSQTSDGAGALIVVSEKMLKQFNLTPLARFVSFAVRGVPPEIMGIGPKEAIPAALKAAGLKQDDLDWIELNEAFAAQSLAVIQDLGLDPSKINPLGGAIALGHPLGATGAIRASTVVHGLRRRNYKYGMVTMCVGTGMGAAGIIERL is encoded by the coding sequence ATGACAAAGCAATTGCAAGACGCATACATCGTCGCCGCGAGCCGCACGCCGATCGGCAAGGCGCCGCGCGGCATGTTCAAGAACACGCGCCCGGACGAACTGCTGGTGCACGCGATCAAGTCGGCCGTGGCGCAAGTGCCGGGTCTCGACACCAAGGTGATCGAAGACGCAATCATCGGCTGCGCGATTCCGGAAGCCGAACAGGGGCTGAACGTCGCGCGGATGGGCGCGCTGCTGGCCGGCCTGCCGAATACGGTCGGCGGCGTGACGGTGAACCGCTTCTGCGCATCGGGCCTCACAGCGCTGGCGATGGCGGCTGACCGCATTCGCGTCGGCGAATCGGACGCGATGCTTGCGGGCGGCTGCGAATCGATGAGCATGGTGCCGATGATGGGCAACAAGCCGTCGATGTCGCCGCACATCTTCGATCGTAATGAAGATATCGGCATCGCTTACGGCATGGGCCTGACGGCCGAGAAGGTCGCCGAGCGCTGGAAGATCAGCCGCGAAGCACAAGACCAGTTCTCGGTCGAGTCGCATCGCCGCGCCATCGCCGCACAGCAAGCCGGCGAATTCAACGACGAAATCGCCGCGTACACGATCACCGAGCGTTTCCCTGATCTCGCCACCGGTGAAGTGCGGGTCAAGACGCGCGAGGTCGCGCTCGACGAAGGCCCGCGTGCGGACACGTCGATGGAAGGCCTGGCGAAGCTGCGCGCGGTGTTCGCGAACAAGGGTTCGGTGACGGCGGGCAACAGCTCGCAGACGTCGGACGGCGCGGGCGCGCTGATCGTCGTGTCGGAGAAGATGCTCAAGCAGTTCAACCTGACGCCGCTCGCGCGTTTTGTCAGCTTCGCCGTGCGCGGCGTGCCGCCGGAAATCATGGGCATCGGTCCGAAGGAAGCGATTCCGGCTGCGCTGAAGGCCGCTGGCCTGAAGCAGGACGACCTCGACTGGATCGAACTGAACGAAGCGTTCGCCGCGCAATCGCTGGCGGTGATTCAGGACCTCGGCCTCGATCCGTCGAAGATCAACCCGCTCGGCGGCGCGATCGCACTCGGCCACCCGCTGGGCGCGACCGGCGCGATCCGTGCGTCGACGGTGGTGCACGGCTTGCGGCGCCGTAACTACAAGTACGGCATGGTGACAATGTGCGTCGGCACCGGCATGGGCGCCGCGGGCATCATCGAACGTCTGTAA
- a CDS encoding 3-hydroxyacyl-CoA dehydrogenase/enoyl-CoA hydratase family protein, whose translation MSNLIIRKVAVLGAGVMGAQIAAHLINAKVPVLLFDLPAKEGPKNAIALKAIENLKKLSPAPFGVKDDSQYIQPANYDDDIEKLAECDLVIEAIAERMDWKHDLYKKVSPHIASNAIFATNTSGLSITELSNGFPDELKSRFCGVHFFNPPRYMHLVELIPTATTRPEILDQLESFLTSVVGKGVVRAKDTPNFIANRVGIFSILAVITEAAKFGLRFDEVDDLTGSRLGRAKSATFRTADVVGLDTMAHVIKTMQDNLKDDPFFPVYETPAVLAELVKKGALGQKTGGGFYRKEGKAIKVLDPKTGEYVDGGAKADELVGRILKRPPAERLKLLRESEHPQAQFLWSIFRDVFHYIGVHLESIADNARDVDLAIRWGFGWNEGPFEGWQTAGWKQVAEWVQEDIAAGKALSNAPLPSWVLEGPVAEKGAVHTNEGSWSPASKTFVPRSSLSVYDKQVFRAPLVGETAADPKTYGKTLFETDAVRAWVDDRAGENDVLIVSFKSKMNTIGPSVIDGMTQAIELAEKDYKGLVVWQPTSLKLGTPGGPFSAGANLEEAMPAFMMGGAKGIEPFVKKFQQGMLRVKYASVPVISAVSGIALGGGCELALHSAKRVAHIESYLGLVEVGVGLVPAGGGLKEAALRAAEAATQAGATNDLLKFVQKSFENAAMAKVSASALDARAMGYLKPSDTIVFNVFELLDVAKKEARALSAAGYRPPLRVTQVPVAGRSAIATIKASLVNMRDGRFISEHDFLIAGRIAEAVCGGDVEAGSLVDEEWLLQLERRAFVDLLGTQKTQERIMGMLQTGKPVRN comes from the coding sequence GTGAGCAATCTGATCATTCGCAAGGTAGCCGTGCTCGGCGCCGGCGTGATGGGCGCGCAGATCGCCGCGCACCTGATCAACGCCAAGGTGCCCGTGCTGCTGTTCGACCTGCCCGCAAAGGAAGGCCCGAAGAACGCGATCGCGCTGAAGGCGATCGAGAATCTGAAGAAGCTGTCGCCGGCGCCGTTCGGCGTGAAGGACGACTCGCAATACATCCAGCCGGCCAACTACGACGACGACATCGAAAAGCTCGCCGAGTGCGACCTCGTGATCGAAGCGATCGCCGAACGCATGGACTGGAAGCACGACCTGTACAAGAAGGTTTCGCCGCACATCGCGTCGAATGCGATCTTCGCGACCAACACGTCGGGTCTGTCGATTACCGAACTGTCGAATGGTTTCCCGGATGAATTGAAGTCACGCTTTTGCGGCGTGCACTTCTTCAATCCGCCGCGCTACATGCATCTGGTCGAACTGATTCCGACCGCAACGACGCGTCCGGAAATCCTCGATCAACTCGAATCGTTCCTGACGAGCGTGGTCGGCAAGGGCGTCGTGCGCGCCAAAGATACGCCGAACTTCATCGCGAACCGCGTCGGTATTTTCTCGATCCTCGCCGTCATTACCGAAGCCGCGAAGTTCGGCCTGCGTTTCGACGAAGTGGACGACCTGACGGGTAGCCGCCTCGGCCGAGCGAAATCGGCGACGTTCCGCACCGCGGACGTGGTCGGTCTCGACACGATGGCGCACGTCATCAAGACGATGCAAGACAACCTGAAGGACGATCCGTTCTTCCCGGTCTACGAAACGCCCGCCGTGCTCGCCGAACTGGTGAAGAAGGGCGCGCTCGGTCAGAAGACCGGCGGCGGCTTCTACAGGAAGGAAGGCAAGGCGATCAAGGTGCTCGACCCGAAGACGGGCGAGTACGTCGACGGCGGCGCGAAGGCGGACGAACTGGTCGGACGCATTCTGAAGCGCCCGCCGGCAGAGCGTCTGAAGCTGCTGCGCGAATCGGAACACCCGCAGGCGCAGTTCCTGTGGTCGATCTTCCGCGACGTGTTCCACTACATCGGTGTGCATCTGGAGTCGATCGCCGACAACGCGCGCGACGTCGATCTGGCTATCCGTTGGGGCTTCGGCTGGAACGAAGGCCCGTTCGAAGGCTGGCAGACGGCCGGCTGGAAGCAGGTCGCCGAGTGGGTGCAGGAAGACATCGCGGCAGGCAAGGCGCTGTCGAACGCGCCGCTGCCGTCGTGGGTCCTTGAAGGTCCCGTCGCCGAGAAGGGCGCCGTGCATACGAACGAAGGTTCGTGGTCACCGGCTTCGAAAACGTTCGTGCCGCGCTCGTCCCTTAGCGTCTACGACAAACAGGTGTTCCGTGCGCCGCTGGTCGGCGAAACGGCGGCCGATCCGAAGACCTACGGCAAGACGCTGTTCGAAACCGACGCTGTGCGCGCATGGGTCGACGACCGTGCAGGCGAGAACGACGTCCTGATCGTGTCGTTCAAGAGCAAGATGAACACGATCGGACCGTCGGTGATCGACGGCATGACGCAAGCCATCGAACTGGCCGAAAAAGACTACAAGGGTCTGGTCGTGTGGCAGCCGACGTCGCTGAAACTCGGCACGCCGGGTGGCCCGTTCTCCGCAGGCGCGAACCTCGAAGAAGCGATGCCGGCGTTCATGATGGGTGGCGCGAAGGGTATCGAGCCGTTCGTGAAGAAGTTCCAGCAAGGGATGCTGCGCGTGAAGTACGCGAGCGTGCCGGTCATCTCGGCCGTGTCGGGTATTGCGCTCGGCGGTGGTTGCGAGCTGGCGCTGCATAGCGCGAAGCGTGTCGCGCACATCGAAAGCTATCTCGGTCTGGTTGAAGTCGGCGTGGGTCTCGTGCCGGCCGGCGGCGGTCTGAAGGAAGCGGCACTGCGCGCAGCGGAAGCCGCGACGCAAGCCGGCGCGACCAACGACCTGCTGAAGTTCGTGCAGAAGTCGTTCGAAAATGCGGCGATGGCGAAGGTGTCGGCCTCCGCACTCGACGCCCGCGCGATGGGCTATCTGAAGCCGTCCGACACGATCGTCTTCAACGTGTTTGAACTGCTCGACGTCGCGAAGAAGGAAGCGCGTGCACTGTCCGCAGCGGGTTACCGTCCGCCGCTGCGCGTGACGCAAGTACCGGTCGCGGGCCGCTCGGCGATTGCGACCATCAAGGCATCGCTTGTCAACATGCGCGATGGCCGCTTCATCAGCGAGCACGATTTCCTGATCGCTGGTCGCATCGCCGAAGCGGTGTGCGGCGGCGATGTCGAAGCGGGCAGCCTGGTCGATGAAGAATGGCTGCTGCAACTCGAGCGTCGTGCGTTCGTGGACCTGCTCGGCACGCAAAAGACGCAGGAACGGATCATGGGCATGCTGCAAACCGGCAAGCCGGTGCGCAACTAA
- a CDS encoding acyl-CoA dehydrogenase C-terminal domain-containing protein — MGQYAAPLRDMQFVLHELLNVEAEIKQMPKHADLDADTINQVLEEAGKFCSEVLFPLNQSGDQEGCTYVGDGVVTTPKGFKEAYRQYVEAGWPALGCDPEYGGQGLPAFVNNALYEMLNSANQAWTMYPGLSHGAYECLHAHGTPEQQKTYLPKLVSGVWTGTMCLTEPHCGTDLGILRTKAEPNGDGSYAISGTKIFISSGEHDLSENIVHLVLARLPDAPMGTKGISLFIVPKFVPNEAGEPGARNTVKCGSIEHKMGIHGNATAVINLDSAKGWLVGEPNKGLNAMFVMMNAARLGVGMQSLGLTEIAYQNSLTYAKERLQMRSLTGPKAPEKAADPIIVHPDVRRMLLTQKAYAEGARAFSYWSALHIDKELSHADESVRKEAADLVALLTPILKAFLSDNAFEGTNHAMQIYGGHGFIAEWGMEQYVRDARINMIYEGTNAIQALDLLGRKILGDMGAKMKKFGKLVSEFVEAEGVKPEMQEFINPLADIGEKVQKLTMEIGMKAMQNPDEVGAAAVPYLRTVGHLVFSYFWARMARIALDKEASGDAFYKAKLATARFYFAKLLPETAMTIRQARAGSKSLMEVDEALF, encoded by the coding sequence ATGGGACAGTACGCCGCGCCGCTGCGCGACATGCAATTCGTGTTGCACGAGCTGCTTAACGTCGAAGCTGAGATCAAGCAGATGCCGAAGCATGCGGATCTCGATGCCGACACGATCAACCAGGTGCTCGAAGAAGCCGGCAAGTTCTGCTCCGAAGTCCTGTTCCCGCTGAATCAGAGCGGCGACCAGGAAGGCTGCACGTACGTCGGCGACGGCGTTGTGACCACGCCGAAGGGCTTCAAGGAAGCTTATCGACAGTACGTCGAAGCAGGCTGGCCCGCACTCGGTTGCGATCCGGAATACGGCGGGCAGGGCCTGCCCGCGTTCGTCAACAACGCGCTGTACGAAATGCTCAACTCGGCGAATCAGGCCTGGACGATGTATCCGGGGCTGTCGCACGGCGCGTACGAATGTCTGCATGCGCACGGCACGCCGGAGCAGCAGAAAACCTATCTGCCGAAGCTCGTGTCGGGCGTATGGACGGGCACGATGTGTCTGACCGAGCCGCACTGCGGCACCGATCTCGGCATTCTGCGCACGAAGGCCGAGCCGAACGGCGATGGCTCGTACGCGATCAGCGGCACGAAGATCTTCATCTCCAGCGGCGAACACGATCTGTCGGAGAACATCGTTCACCTGGTACTCGCGCGTCTGCCGGATGCGCCGATGGGCACCAAAGGCATTTCGCTCTTCATCGTGCCGAAGTTCGTGCCGAACGAGGCGGGTGAACCGGGCGCACGCAATACAGTGAAGTGCGGCTCGATCGAACACAAGATGGGCATCCACGGCAATGCGACCGCCGTGATCAATCTCGACAGCGCGAAGGGCTGGCTGGTCGGTGAGCCGAACAAGGGCCTCAACGCGATGTTCGTGATGATGAACGCCGCGCGTCTAGGCGTCGGCATGCAGAGCCTGGGCCTGACCGAAATCGCTTACCAGAACTCGCTGACGTACGCGAAAGAGCGTTTGCAAATGCGCTCGCTGACCGGCCCGAAGGCGCCGGAAAAGGCGGCTGACCCGATCATCGTGCACCCGGACGTGCGCCGCATGCTGCTCACGCAAAAGGCCTACGCTGAAGGCGCGCGCGCTTTCTCGTACTGGTCCGCGCTGCACATCGACAAGGAACTGTCGCACGCCGACGAATCGGTGCGTAAAGAAGCCGCCGATCTGGTCGCGCTGCTCACGCCGATCCTGAAGGCCTTCCTGTCGGACAACGCGTTCGAAGGCACCAATCACGCGATGCAGATCTACGGCGGCCACGGTTTCATCGCCGAGTGGGGCATGGAGCAATACGTGCGCGACGCGCGCATCAATATGATCTACGAAGGCACCAACGCGATTCAGGCGCTCGACCTGCTGGGCCGCAAGATTCTCGGCGACATGGGCGCGAAGATGAAGAAATTCGGCAAGCTGGTGTCGGAGTTCGTCGAAGCCGAAGGCGTGAAGCCGGAAATGCAGGAGTTCATCAACCCGCTCGCCGACATCGGTGAAAAGGTGCAGAAGCTGACGATGGAAATCGGCATGAAGGCGATGCAGAACCCGGACGAAGTCGGCGCCGCGGCTGTGCCGTATCTGCGTACCGTCGGCCACCTGGTGTTCTCGTACTTCTGGGCGCGCATGGCGCGCATCGCGCTCGACAAGGAAGCATCGGGCGATGCGTTCTACAAGGCGAAGCTGGCCACCGCACGTTTCTACTTTGCGAAGCTGCTGCCGGAAACGGCGATGACGATCCGTCAGGCGCGCGCTGGTTCGAAGTCGCTGATGGAAGTCGACGAAGCGCTGTTCTAA
- a CDS encoding TetR/AcrR family transcriptional regulator — protein MRKGEQTRAAILEAALDLASRDGLEGLTIGLLAERMQMSKSGVFAHFGSREDLQVEVVREYHRRFEDEVFFPSLREPRGLPRLRAMISRWIEKRIQEVTTGCIYISGAVEYDDRADNPVREQLVSSVTIWRAALTRAISQAMEEGHLRADTDPQLMLFELYSFTLGLHHDARFLHLPDAVRLTWAALEKLIISYQSESR, from the coding sequence ATGCGAAAAGGCGAACAAACGCGAGCCGCGATTCTCGAAGCAGCACTTGATCTGGCAAGCCGCGACGGACTAGAAGGTCTGACGATTGGGCTGCTGGCCGAGCGTATGCAGATGAGCAAAAGCGGTGTGTTTGCGCATTTCGGGTCGCGCGAGGATTTGCAGGTCGAAGTCGTGCGCGAATATCACCGTCGTTTTGAAGACGAGGTATTTTTCCCGAGTTTGCGCGAGCCCCGCGGCTTGCCGCGTCTGCGCGCAATGATCTCCCGCTGGATCGAGAAGCGCATTCAGGAAGTCACGACTGGGTGCATCTATATCAGCGGCGCGGTCGAGTATGACGATCGCGCGGACAACCCGGTGCGCGAGCAACTGGTGTCGAGCGTGACGATCTGGCGTGCGGCGCTCACTCGCGCGATTTCGCAGGCGATGGAAGAAGGGCATCTGCGTGCCGATACCGATCCGCAGTTGATGCTGTTCGAACTGTACAGCTTCACGCTCGGCCTGCATCACGACGCGCGCTTCCTGCACTTGCCGGATGCGGTGCGCCTCACGTGGGCCGCGCTGGAAAAATTGATTATTTCGTATCAGAGCGAAAGCCGTTAG
- the clsB gene encoding cardiolipin synthase ClsB, protein MSVGGARRFARLRQSLLGRRYWQRYRFTSGNDVKLLRSGDEFFEVLTGRIDAAQTDVVLETYIFCDDSAGHAVSAALLRAVARGVKVRVITDGIGTARLPLFNEWTLAGIEHRIYNPHLFGRFGFSRTHRKLAVVDDQFAYCGGINIVDDYENNGEKLPYRRWDFAVELHGPVVGDIRQAFELQWQRIRLGHRPLESMEPDPAPKTGASLGTLRRRRRRNRNRNEALWAGGQPCVAFVARDNLINRRAIEKAYLTAIGQARSEVLLANPYFMPGRKLRRALVFAARRGVDVKLIIGRKEFAALDYAVPFLYRALLKAGVEIAEYEKTMLHGKVAVVDSNWATVGSSNLDALSLVLNNEANVVLVNDPQINALREAILVAFKDSRRIEEVRYRARPAGERFLNWLAYTTYRAVMKLLTVGGYD, encoded by the coding sequence GTGAGCGTCGGCGGCGCGCGCCGTTTCGCGCGACTCCGGCAATCGCTGCTTGGCCGCCGCTACTGGCAGCGATATCGCTTCACCAGCGGCAACGACGTCAAGCTGCTGCGTTCCGGCGACGAGTTCTTCGAGGTGCTGACCGGACGTATCGACGCGGCGCAGACCGACGTCGTTCTCGAAACCTATATCTTCTGCGACGACAGCGCCGGCCATGCCGTTAGCGCGGCGCTGCTGCGCGCCGTCGCGCGCGGCGTGAAGGTGCGCGTGATCACCGACGGCATCGGCACCGCGCGCCTGCCGTTGTTCAACGAATGGACACTCGCCGGCATCGAACACCGCATCTACAACCCGCATCTGTTCGGCCGCTTCGGCTTCTCGCGCACGCACCGCAAACTGGCGGTGGTGGACGATCAGTTCGCGTATTGCGGTGGCATCAATATCGTCGACGATTACGAGAACAACGGTGAGAAGCTGCCGTACCGGCGCTGGGATTTCGCAGTCGAGTTGCACGGGCCGGTGGTCGGCGATATCCGCCAGGCATTCGAGCTGCAATGGCAGCGGATTCGCCTTGGCCATCGGCCCTTAGAGTCTATGGAGCCCGATCCTGCGCCGAAGACCGGCGCGTCGCTCGGCACGCTGCGGCGGCGCCGCCGCCGCAACCGCAACCGCAACGAGGCGCTATGGGCCGGCGGACAGCCATGCGTGGCCTTCGTCGCGCGCGACAACCTGATCAACCGGCGCGCCATCGAAAAAGCTTATTTGACCGCGATCGGCCAGGCGCGCAGCGAAGTGCTGCTGGCCAATCCCTACTTCATGCCGGGCCGCAAGCTGCGGCGTGCGCTGGTGTTTGCGGCCCGGCGTGGCGTCGATGTAAAGCTGATCATCGGGCGCAAGGAGTTTGCCGCGCTCGATTACGCGGTGCCGTTCCTGTATCGTGCGCTGCTCAAAGCAGGCGTGGAGATCGCCGAGTACGAGAAAACCATGCTGCACGGCAAGGTCGCGGTGGTGGATTCGAACTGGGCCACCGTTGGCTCGTCGAACCTCGACGCGCTTAGCCTCGTGCTCAACAACGAAGCCAACGTGGTGCTGGTGAACGACCCACAGATCAATGCGCTGCGCGAAGCGATCCTCGTGGCGTTCAAGGATTCACGGCGGATCGAAGAGGTGCGTTACCGTGCCCGTCCGGCCGGCGAGCGCTTCCTCAACTGGCTCGCTTACACGACCTATCGGGCCGTGATGAAGCTACTGACGGTGGGCGGCTATGACTAG
- the nudB gene encoding dihydroneopterin triphosphate diphosphatase, whose product MPKPPKIPQSVLVIIHTPALEVLLIERADHEGFWQSVTGSKDHLDEPLAETAVREVAEETGIVVGSMPVPQSALFDWQYEIEYEIYPEFRHRYAEGVIHNTEHWFSLQVPEQIEVTLAPREHTAFLWLPYEEAASRCFSSSNADAILQLPKRLNGRLDERLKERAR is encoded by the coding sequence ATGCCGAAACCGCCGAAGATCCCGCAATCTGTACTCGTCATCATCCATACGCCCGCGCTCGAGGTGCTGCTGATCGAGCGCGCCGACCATGAAGGCTTCTGGCAGTCGGTGACAGGTTCCAAAGACCATCTCGACGAGCCGCTCGCCGAAACGGCCGTGCGCGAAGTCGCGGAAGAGACCGGCATCGTGGTTGGCAGTATGCCGGTGCCGCAGAGCGCGCTATTCGATTGGCAATACGAGATCGAGTACGAGATTTACCCGGAGTTTCGCCATCGCTATGCCGAGGGCGTGATCCATAACACCGAGCATTGGTTCAGCCTGCAAGTGCCCGAGCAGATCGAGGTGACGCTCGCGCCGCGCGAGCACACCGCGTTCCTGTGGCTGCCGTATGAAGAGGCTGCGTCGCGCTGCTTTTCGTCGTCGAATGCCGACGCGATCTTGCAGTTACCCAAGAGGCTGAATGGGCGGCTCGATGAGCGCCTGAAGGAGCGTGCCCGGTGA
- the aspS gene encoding aspartate--tRNA ligase has product MSMRSEYCGLVTEELLGQTVSLCGWVSRRRDHGGVIFIDLRDREGLVQVVCDPDRAEMFKAAEGVRNEFCLQIKGVVRSRPEGTTNAALKSGKIEVLCHELIVLNASITPPFQLDDDNLSETTRLTHRVLDLRRPQMQHNLRLRYRVAIEVRKYLDAQGFIDIETPMLTKSTPEGARDYLVPSRTNAGQFFALPQSPQLFKQLLMVANFDRYYQIVKCFRDEDLRADRQPEFTQIDCETSFLSEQEIRDLFEAMIRHVFKETIGVSLDEKFPVMLYSEAMRRFGSDKPDLRVKLEFTDLTDAVKDVDFKVFSTPANTKDGRVAAIRVPKGGELSRGDIDSYTEFVRIYGAKGLAWIKVNEVAKGRDGLQSPIVKNLHDEAVKAIIERTGAQDGDIIFFAADRAKVVNDSLGALRLKIGHSEFGKANGLVESGWKPLWVVDFPMFEYDEEDNRYVAAHHPFTSPKDEHLEYLETDPARCLAKAYDMVLNGWEIGGGSVRIHREEVQSKVFRALKIGAEEAQAKFGFLLDALQYGAPPHGGIAFGLDRIVTMMAGADSIRDVIAFPKTQRAQCLLTQAPSEVDERQLRELHIRLRTPEPKV; this is encoded by the coding sequence ATGTCGATGAGATCTGAATACTGCGGTCTGGTGACCGAAGAACTGCTGGGCCAAACCGTCTCGCTGTGCGGCTGGGTAAGCCGCCGCCGCGACCATGGCGGCGTCATCTTCATCGACCTGCGCGATCGCGAAGGCCTCGTTCAGGTCGTCTGCGATCCGGATCGCGCGGAGATGTTCAAAGCCGCCGAAGGCGTGCGCAACGAGTTCTGCCTGCAGATCAAGGGCGTGGTGCGCAGCCGGCCGGAAGGCACGACGAACGCCGCGCTGAAGAGCGGCAAGATCGAGGTGCTGTGCCATGAGCTGATCGTGCTGAACGCATCGATCACGCCGCCGTTCCAGCTCGACGACGACAACCTGTCGGAAACCACGCGTCTCACGCACCGTGTGCTCGACCTGCGCCGTCCGCAGATGCAGCACAACCTGCGTCTGCGTTACCGCGTCGCGATCGAAGTGCGCAAGTATCTGGATGCGCAAGGCTTCATCGACATCGAAACGCCGATGCTCACCAAGAGCACGCCGGAAGGCGCGCGCGATTACCTCGTGCCGTCGCGTACCAACGCGGGCCAGTTCTTCGCGCTGCCGCAATCGCCGCAGCTGTTCAAGCAACTGCTGATGGTGGCGAACTTCGATCGCTACTACCAGATCGTCAAGTGCTTCCGCGACGAAGACCTGCGCGCCGACCGTCAGCCGGAATTCACGCAGATCGACTGCGAAACCTCGTTCCTGTCGGAACAGGAAATCCGCGATCTGTTCGAAGCGATGATCCGTCACGTCTTCAAGGAAACGATCGGCGTTTCGCTGGACGAGAAATTCCCGGTCATGCTGTATTCGGAAGCGATGCGCCGCTTCGGTTCGGACAAGCCGGACCTGCGCGTGAAGCTCGAATTCACGGACCTGACGGATGCAGTGAAGGACGTCGACTTCAAGGTGTTCAGCACGCCGGCCAACACGAAAGACGGCCGCGTCGCGGCAATCCGCGTTCCGAAGGGCGGCGAGCTTTCGCGTGGCGACATCGACAGCTACACGGAATTCGTGCGCATCTACGGCGCGAAGGGCCTGGCGTGGATCAAGGTCAACGAAGTCGCGAAGGGCCGTGACGGTCTGCAAAGCCCGATCGTCAAGAACCTGCACGACGAAGCGGTCAAGGCGATCATCGAGCGCACCGGCGCGCAAGACGGCGACATCATTTTCTTCGCAGCGGATCGCGCGAAGGTGGTGAACGACAGCCTGGGCGCACTGCGTCTGAAGATCGGTCATTCGGAATTCGGCAAGGCCAACGGTCTGGTCGAGTCCGGCTGGAAGCCGCTGTGGGTGGTCGACTTCCCGATGTTCGAATACGACGAAGAAGACAACCGCTACGTCGCCGCGCATCACCCGTTCACGAGCCCGAAGGACGAGCACCTCGAGTATCTGGAAACCGATCCGGCGCGCTGCCTCGCGAAGGCTTACGACATGGTGCTGAACGGCTGGGAAATCGGCGGCGGTTCGGTGCGTATCCACCGTGAAGAAGTGCAGAGCAAGGTGTTCCGCGCGTTGAAGATCGGCGCGGAAGAAGCGCAAGCCAAGTTCGGCTTCCTGCTCGACGCGCTGCAATACGGCGCGCCGCCGCACGGCGGTATCGCCTTCGGTCTGGACCGCATCGTCACGATGATGGCCGGCGCCGATTCGATCCGCGACGTGATCGCGTTCCCGAAGACGCAACGCGCGCAGTGTCTGCTCACGCAGGCGCCGAGCGAAGTGGACGAGCGCCAGTTGCGCGAGTTGCACATCCGCCTGCGTACGCCGGAACCGAAGGTGTAA
- a CDS encoding DUF502 domain-containing protein yields MTTKKTTLKSVFLTGLLVLVPLAITLWVLGLIIGTMDQTLLLLPSAWQPERALGFRLPGLGAVLTLAFIFVVGLLTQNFIGQKLVKWWEVVVAHIPVVGPIYTSVKQVSDTLLSSSGNAFRKALLIEYPRRGSYTIAFLTGIPGGDVVNHLKEDYVSVYVPTTPNPTSGFFLMVPRSEVIELDMTVDAALKYIVSMGVVAPSVPSPSPPAPVRRTTVEPPL; encoded by the coding sequence ATGACGACGAAAAAAACGACGCTCAAATCGGTGTTCCTGACTGGCCTGCTGGTGCTGGTGCCTCTGGCCATCACACTGTGGGTGCTCGGCCTGATCATCGGCACAATGGACCAGACACTGTTGCTGCTGCCGAGTGCGTGGCAGCCGGAGCGCGCGCTCGGCTTCCGTCTGCCCGGTCTCGGCGCGGTGCTGACGCTGGCGTTCATCTTTGTCGTCGGGCTGTTGACGCAGAACTTCATCGGGCAGAAGCTCGTGAAGTGGTGGGAAGTCGTGGTCGCGCACATTCCTGTGGTCGGCCCGATCTACACCAGCGTCAAGCAGGTGTCGGACACCTTGCTCTCCAGCAGCGGCAATGCGTTCCGCAAGGCGCTGCTGATCGAGTATCCGCGCCGCGGCTCCTATACGATTGCGTTTCTGACCGGCATCCCGGGCGGCGACGTGGTCAATCACCTGAAAGAAGATTACGTCAGCGTGTATGTGCCGACTACGCCGAATCCGACCTCCGGCTTCTTCCTGATGGTGCCCAGGAGCGAAGTGATCGAGCTCGACATGACGGTCGACGCTGCGCTCAAGTACATCGTCTCGATGGGCGTCGTGGCGCCGTCCGTGCCGTCGCCGTCGCCGCCGGCGCCGGTGCGCCGCACGACGGTCGAGCCTCCGCTGTAA
- a CDS encoding FmdB family zinc ribbon protein: protein MPIYAYRCESCGFGKDVLQKMSDSPLTQCPECGKDTFRKQVTAAGFQLKGSGWYVTDFRGGNGGASAPAKPDANAGSNANSGENGASANNGAANSDSGSASSTAAASTSSAAATPAAPSAAPAASATSSGSGSA, encoded by the coding sequence ATGCCGATCTACGCTTATCGTTGCGAATCGTGCGGCTTCGGGAAGGATGTGCTTCAGAAGATGAGCGACTCTCCGTTGACGCAGTGTCCCGAATGCGGGAAAGACACCTTTCGCAAACAGGTGACTGCCGCCGGCTTCCAGCTGAAGGGCTCCGGCTGGTACGTCACCGATTTTCGCGGTGGTAATGGCGGCGCGAGCGCGCCGGCGAAGCCCGACGCGAATGCGGGTTCGAATGCGAACTCGGGCGAGAACGGCGCGTCTGCGAATAACGGCGCCGCGAATTCAGACTCGGGTTCGGCCAGCAGCACGGCCGCAGCCAGTACTTCGAGCGCAGCCGCAACGCCGGCCGCGCCCTCAGCCGCACCGGCCGCTTCGGCAACATCGAGCGGTTCGGGCAGCGCCTAG